A single region of the Thermococcus paralvinellae genome encodes:
- the pbp11 gene encoding tRNA-binding protein Pbp11, whose protein sequence is MGLFRKLFKKSERDIEKIEIVSRKPVGKFRVLQVFQILGRQVLSGEVLEGIIYPGYKVKGKDVGVVMAIEKEHRRVDFTVSGDSVALILENKMRVEKGEVLEVYQS, encoded by the coding sequence ATGGGACTTTTTAGAAAACTATTCAAAAAATCAGAAAGAGACATTGAGAAAATTGAAATAGTCTCAAGAAAGCCAGTTGGCAAGTTTAGGGTTCTCCAGGTTTTCCAAATTTTAGGAAGGCAGGTTTTAAGCGGAGAAGTTCTTGAGGGTATTATATATCCGGGATACAAGGTCAAGGGAAAAGACGTTGGAGTAGTAATGGCGATTGAAAAAGAGCATAGAAGAGTTGACTTTACAGTTTCTGGAGATAGTGTGGCGCTAATTCTCGAGAATAAGATGAGAGTCGAAAAAGGAGAGGTTCTTGAAGTTTACCAGTCCTAA
- a CDS encoding type II toxin-antitoxin system VapC family toxin, translating to MKIVLDSYAVLAYIADENGAETVERYLMQAKQGKIELYMNAVNLGEVYYIIARRKGIEVADLVIALLKREPIKIVHADGRISLIAGRIKAFHKLSYADAFAVATAIDLNAKLITGDNEFKSVEGKIEIEWL from the coding sequence ATGAAAATCGTTCTCGATAGCTATGCTGTTCTCGCATACATTGCAGATGAAAATGGAGCTGAGACTGTTGAGCGTTATTTAATGCAGGCAAAACAAGGAAAAATTGAACTTTACATGAATGCAGTTAATTTAGGTGAGGTTTATTACATCATAGCACGAAGAAAAGGAATTGAGGTTGCGGACTTAGTAATTGCATTGCTTAAAAGGGAACCTATAAAAATTGTACATGCTGATGGAAGAATTTCCCTAATAGCTGGGAGGATAAAGGCATTCCACAAACTCAGCTATGCTGATGCCTTTGCCGTAGCAACTGCAATAGACCTAAATGCAAAGCTCATTACTGGAGATAATGAGTTTAAAAGCGTTGAAGGTAAAATAGAGATAGAATGGCTCTAA
- a CDS encoding Gins 23 protein codes for MLTGRALVAVKLLKPFGDWKAGDMVLIEDWKAKELWESGVVEIIDESDKVIIELEKAITEERENKPLADIDESLYERAEFYIYYLSKLLQDGQSLPPESLKAYLAKLSNLKEKYEELKTIRFGKILKTVMLRPNSLEVLSKLAPEEREIYLQMSKIRIKWLGEG; via the coding sequence ATGCTCACGGGTAGGGCTCTAGTTGCCGTAAAGTTGCTCAAACCTTTTGGTGATTGGAAAGCTGGAGATATGGTGTTAATTGAAGACTGGAAGGCTAAAGAACTATGGGAAAGTGGAGTAGTTGAGATAATAGACGAATCCGATAAAGTGATTATTGAACTTGAAAAAGCCATCACAGAAGAGAGAGAAAATAAACCATTAGCAGATATCGATGAATCCTTATATGAACGTGCAGAATTCTATATTTACTACCTCTCAAAACTCCTTCAAGATGGTCAGTCTTTACCTCCAGAGTCTTTAAAGGCTTATTTAGCTAAACTAAGCAATCTTAAAGAAAAATACGAAGAATTAAAAACTATACGATTTGGGAAGATTTTAAAAACTGTGATGTTGAGACCAAATAGCCTTGAGGTGTTATCAAAACTAGCCCCTGAGGAGAGAGAAATCTATCTTCAAATGTCGAAAATTAGAATCAAGTGGCTTGGTGAGGGCTAA
- the rtcA gene encoding RNA 3'-terminal phosphate cyclase — translation MKVIDGSYGEGGGQILRTAVALSAITGEPIKIINIRANRPNPGLRPQHLHGILALKELCNARVRGAEVGSKVLEFYPGKIQPKHIKVPIKTAGSITLVLQALLPAMAFADKEVTFEITGGTDVPWSPPVDYLKNVTLFALEKMGLKAEIEIKRRGHYPRGGGIVVGKVEPWEEKRELRATRFTKIESFEGISHAVKLPSHVAIRQAKAAKQVIENAYPNIPINIIEEYYERDKDPHLGPGSGIVVWANTDVLRLGGDALGKRGKPAEVVGEEAAKELLDQLKPMHAVDKFLGDQLIPFLAFAGGEIWVSEITKHLVTNVWVVEQFFGKVFEVEGEVGKPGRVRVVKKV, via the coding sequence ATGAAAGTTATTGATGGGAGTTATGGAGAAGGCGGAGGTCAAATTTTAAGGACAGCAGTAGCTTTATCAGCAATCACAGGAGAGCCAATCAAAATCATCAACATAAGGGCAAACAGACCTAATCCCGGCTTAAGACCTCAACATCTGCATGGAATTTTAGCACTAAAAGAACTCTGCAACGCCAGAGTTAGAGGAGCTGAAGTGGGCTCAAAAGTTTTGGAGTTCTATCCTGGCAAAATTCAGCCAAAGCACATTAAAGTCCCAATAAAAACTGCCGGAAGCATAACACTCGTTCTACAAGCCCTATTACCTGCAATGGCTTTTGCTGACAAAGAGGTAACCTTTGAGATAACCGGAGGAACAGATGTCCCTTGGTCACCACCGGTTGATTACCTCAAAAATGTTACGCTCTTCGCCCTCGAAAAAATGGGGCTTAAAGCGGAGATTGAAATAAAAAGGAGAGGTCACTATCCCAGAGGTGGAGGGATTGTTGTTGGAAAAGTTGAACCTTGGGAAGAGAAAAGAGAGCTCAGAGCTACAAGATTTACAAAAATTGAGAGTTTTGAGGGAATAAGCCACGCAGTAAAGCTACCATCTCACGTTGCAATAAGGCAGGCAAAAGCTGCAAAGCAAGTGATTGAGAACGCTTATCCCAATATACCTATTAATATTATAGAGGAGTACTACGAACGAGATAAAGACCCCCACTTAGGTCCAGGAAGTGGAATTGTTGTATGGGCAAACACTGATGTTTTACGTCTAGGTGGGGACGCACTTGGAAAGAGAGGGAAGCCTGCAGAGGTAGTGGGTGAAGAAGCAGCAAAAGAGCTTTTAGACCAGCTCAAGCCAATGCATGCCGTGGATAAGTTCCTTGGAGATCAGCTCATCCCATTCTTGGCTTTTGCCGGTGGTGAGATATGGGTGAGCGAGATTACAAAGCATTTGGTCACGAATGTCTGGGTTGTCGAGCAGTTCTTTGGAAAAGTGTTTGAAGTTGAAGGAGAAGTAGGAAAGCCAGGAAGAGTCAGGGTCGTGAAAAAAGTTTAG
- a CDS encoding LAGLIDADG family homing endonuclease has protein sequence MDKEEMIKGFLEFFNSYSDERGNKVYLNKIKDLLTIIPKRSLSINWAHLNSFNPELAKCLINNPEEVILAAEDAIRTILQEKFMEEDLHIHARFYNLPKTLLVKELGSEHINKLIQVEGIITRMSEVKPYVSKAVFVCKDCGNEMIRLQKPFASLIKPTRCDQCGSKNIELDVDKSNFINLQTFRLQDRPESLKGGQMPRFVDAILLDDLVDSALPGDRVIITGILRVILEQREKKPIFKKILEVNHIEQISKEIEELEITPEDEQKIRELAKRKDIVDAIVDSIAPAIYGYKEVKKGIALALFGGVTRQLPDGTKLRGESHVLLVGDPGVAKCVDYDTKIVLSDGSLAKIGDIVEEAIRKAEVSGTLGKVNDGVYAPINLELYALDAKTLKIRKVKANIAWKRMAPEKMYKIRTKSGREIKVTPTHPFFIFEEGQFKTRKAEELKVGDLIAVPREIKVNGKPVKLSGIQIRESKANNGVHLKLPEFADEEFWYVIGLLVGEGYAQNRDGSATVYFTNDDSTLILTVYNYLRKLGLNPTIRNSHKGKSAKEVYVCSIEFYSLLEALGIATKSAEKVVPPQLFGARLSDIVAFLRGYFDAEGTVDRKRPKITVVSASKELIKGIQHLLLRLGVKSQLHATKARATNGKMKETKTYYRLFITGEDVIKFAKNIGFSIERKKELLESVIAVDFNTNTDIIPGVGSLLKEIRLELGLRQKDMGINRSTYLHYERNDRRPSREKLKKIVETLKHYQNEKVADKVTLLDLLANSDIYWDEIEAIEEYAPEHPWVYDLQVPEHHNFIANDFFVHNSQILRYVANLAPRAIYTSGKSSSAAGLTAAAVRDEFTGSWVLEAGVLVLADGGFALIDEFDKMSDRDRSAIHEALEQQSYHRDFELLLADGRKVKIGEFVDKLIEKNRDRVIIGKDTEILPIDDIYLLAYDLKRKEVIKVKADRVSRHKAPDYFIKLRFSNGREIVVTPEHPIMVWEKGKIKEKPAEKVREGDIALGVRNYTLNANVQIDEDTAKFLGFLLSEGFTYANPDNGYYEIGFTNTDEKLVEEFKSILEKLGMKYNIHIRERPGEKKLYTVRVISKEFYSKLRKEFPEAFPEKRGERPARRKRVPAKIVGANEKVKRAFLNAFFKGDGFVDKYRVGLSTSSKLMAEDLQDVLLSLGIYSYIFEERRGDKLYYKVIISGTEDMKRFAEIVNDDPKIEKIKKLIETSKNKRNYRDVIPREILKELRDILNVLHINDGSLTTNIRRGYNANRLTALDYIRKAEKTIERLKKACENRDVKMLRKLVSVKELSEKLGVSYSTLLYRLKHGHEGSVRVLIEEARKRLEDVESDLSKIKPLIEGNIRFLRVVKAERVPNTDSKWVYDVTVEPYHLFISHGLILHNTISISKAGITATLNARTTVIAAANPKHGRFNKMKPLPEQLDLPPTLLSRFDLIFVLIDEPNEKLDSEIASHILKVRKGEAEAITPKIPYDLLKKYIAYARKNIHPVLSKEAMDEILHYYVKMRKGLKKTTESEGVKPIPITARQLEALIRLSEAHARMRLSEVVTREDAREAIKLVEYALRQIAVDEEGVMDISILEVGKSARKINKVDKLLEIIEALQDQSEYGAPIDDIIKEAMRAGIDKKEVRRLIEDLKASSRIYEPRNGYYKIL, from the coding sequence ATGGATAAAGAGGAAATGATTAAAGGGTTCCTTGAGTTTTTTAATAGCTACTCTGATGAGAGAGGTAATAAAGTATACCTAAATAAGATAAAAGACTTATTAACAATTATCCCCAAGCGTTCACTTTCAATAAATTGGGCACATCTTAACTCTTTTAATCCGGAGTTAGCCAAATGCCTCATAAACAATCCCGAAGAGGTTATTTTAGCAGCTGAGGATGCTATCAGGACTATTCTTCAAGAAAAATTTATGGAAGAGGATTTGCATATCCATGCACGCTTTTACAACTTGCCGAAAACTCTTCTAGTTAAGGAACTGGGTAGTGAACACATAAACAAGCTCATTCAAGTTGAGGGGATTATTACTAGAATGAGTGAGGTCAAGCCGTATGTATCTAAGGCTGTTTTTGTGTGTAAGGACTGTGGAAATGAGATGATTCGTCTGCAAAAACCTTTTGCTTCCTTAATTAAGCCCACTAGGTGTGATCAGTGTGGAAGTAAAAACATTGAGCTCGATGTTGATAAGAGCAATTTCATCAATCTGCAGACATTTAGACTGCAAGATAGACCTGAAAGCTTGAAAGGTGGACAAATGCCTCGCTTCGTTGATGCAATTCTATTGGACGATTTAGTTGACTCTGCTTTGCCGGGTGATAGGGTTATAATAACTGGCATTTTAAGGGTGATTTTGGAGCAGAGAGAAAAGAAGCCGATTTTTAAAAAGATACTTGAGGTCAACCATATAGAGCAGATAAGCAAAGAGATAGAGGAACTTGAGATTACGCCAGAGGATGAGCAGAAGATTAGAGAATTAGCTAAGAGAAAGGACATAGTTGATGCAATTGTAGATTCAATAGCTCCTGCCATATACGGCTATAAAGAAGTCAAGAAAGGAATAGCATTAGCTCTTTTTGGTGGTGTTACGAGGCAGTTGCCTGATGGTACTAAGTTGAGAGGTGAGAGCCACGTTCTGCTTGTTGGAGATCCTGGTGTGGCAAAGTGTGTTGATTATGATACAAAGATAGTTCTATCTGATGGTAGCTTAGCAAAGATTGGGGATATTGTTGAAGAGGCTATAAGAAAAGCAGAAGTCTCTGGAACACTCGGTAAAGTAAATGATGGTGTTTATGCACCAATTAATTTAGAGCTGTATGCATTGGACGCCAAAACTCTCAAAATTAGAAAAGTTAAGGCAAACATAGCTTGGAAGAGAATGGCACCTGAAAAGATGTACAAGATAAGAACAAAGAGTGGAAGGGAAATTAAGGTAACTCCGACTCATCCATTCTTTATCTTTGAAGAAGGACAGTTCAAGACAAGAAAAGCAGAGGAGCTTAAAGTTGGTGATTTAATTGCAGTCCCACGCGAGATTAAGGTAAATGGGAAGCCTGTTAAATTAAGTGGAATTCAAATTAGAGAGTCCAAGGCAAACAATGGTGTCCATCTTAAGCTCCCTGAGTTCGCTGATGAGGAGTTTTGGTATGTTATTGGATTGCTTGTTGGAGAAGGGTATGCTCAAAATCGTGATGGAAGTGCTACCGTCTACTTTACCAATGATGACAGCACATTAATATTAACGGTTTATAACTACCTTAGAAAACTCGGTCTTAATCCAACTATAAGGAACTCTCACAAAGGAAAGAGTGCTAAGGAAGTCTATGTATGTAGCATAGAGTTCTACAGCCTATTGGAGGCTTTGGGAATAGCAACAAAGTCAGCTGAAAAGGTTGTTCCACCTCAGCTGTTTGGTGCGAGGCTATCGGATATAGTTGCATTTCTTAGGGGTTACTTTGATGCTGAAGGGACTGTAGACAGGAAGAGGCCAAAGATTACTGTAGTTTCAGCGTCAAAAGAACTTATCAAAGGGATTCAGCATCTTCTCTTAAGATTGGGTGTGAAATCTCAGCTTCATGCTACTAAAGCAAGAGCCACAAATGGCAAAATGAAAGAGACAAAAACTTATTATCGCTTGTTCATAACTGGTGAGGATGTAATTAAGTTTGCTAAAAATATTGGCTTTAGCATTGAAAGAAAGAAGGAGTTATTAGAGTCTGTTATAGCAGTTGACTTTAACACGAATACTGACATTATTCCGGGAGTGGGGAGTCTATTAAAAGAAATCCGTCTCGAGCTTGGACTTAGGCAGAAAGATATGGGAATAAATCGTTCAACTTATCTTCACTATGAGAGGAATGACAGACGGCCAAGTAGGGAAAAGTTAAAGAAAATAGTTGAAACCCTAAAGCATTATCAGAATGAAAAAGTTGCTGATAAAGTAACATTGCTTGATCTTCTTGCTAATTCGGATATTTACTGGGATGAGATTGAAGCAATTGAGGAATATGCTCCTGAACATCCATGGGTATATGACCTTCAAGTTCCCGAGCATCACAACTTTATCGCAAACGATTTCTTTGTCCATAACAGCCAAATTTTACGCTATGTTGCTAATCTAGCTCCGAGAGCGATCTATACGAGTGGTAAGTCAAGTTCGGCAGCCGGTCTTACGGCCGCAGCTGTGAGAGATGAGTTCACGGGCTCTTGGGTTCTTGAAGCGGGTGTTTTGGTGCTGGCAGATGGTGGTTTCGCACTAATTGACGAGTTCGACAAGATGAGCGATAGGGATAGGAGTGCCATACATGAAGCGCTTGAGCAACAGAGCTATCATAGGGATTTCGAACTTCTCCTTGCTGACGGTAGAAAGGTGAAGATTGGTGAATTTGTAGATAAACTCATTGAGAAGAACCGTGACAGGGTTATTATTGGAAAGGATACAGAAATTCTTCCTATTGATGATATTTACCTGCTCGCCTATGATCTTAAGAGAAAGGAAGTCATAAAAGTCAAAGCCGACCGTGTGAGCAGACATAAAGCACCTGACTACTTCATCAAGCTCCGCTTTTCTAATGGACGAGAGATTGTTGTAACTCCAGAACATCCAATAATGGTTTGGGAGAAGGGTAAGATAAAGGAAAAGCCAGCAGAGAAAGTTAGAGAAGGTGATATTGCACTGGGCGTTAGAAACTATACACTTAATGCTAATGTCCAAATTGACGAGGACACGGCAAAGTTCCTTGGCTTCCTGCTCTCTGAGGGCTTCACCTATGCCAATCCTGACAACGGTTATTATGAGATAGGTTTCACAAATACGGATGAGAAACTTGTCGAGGAGTTCAAGTCTATCCTTGAGAAACTTGGCATGAAATACAACATCCACATCAGAGAGAGGCCTGGAGAGAAGAAGCTTTACACAGTGAGGGTTATCTCCAAGGAGTTCTACAGTAAGCTAAGAAAAGAGTTCCCAGAAGCTTTTCCTGAGAAGAGGGGAGAAAGACCAGCACGCAGAAAGAGAGTTCCTGCAAAGATAGTTGGAGCAAATGAAAAGGTTAAACGTGCCTTCCTTAATGCATTCTTTAAGGGGGATGGCTTCGTTGATAAATATCGCGTTGGATTGAGTACGTCTTCAAAATTAATGGCTGAAGATCTGCAGGATGTGCTCCTTAGTCTTGGAATATACTCTTATATCTTCGAGGAGAGGCGTGGAGATAAGCTTTACTACAAGGTCATAATCAGTGGTACTGAGGATATGAAGCGCTTTGCGGAAATAGTAAATGATGATCCAAAGATTGAGAAGATTAAAAAGCTCATTGAAACCTCTAAGAATAAGAGGAATTATCGTGATGTAATCCCGAGAGAGATTCTTAAAGAGCTTAGAGATATTCTGAATGTTCTTCACATCAACGATGGTAGTCTGACAACCAATATAAGACGTGGCTACAACGCTAACAGGCTCACAGCTCTTGACTACATCAGGAAAGCTGAGAAAACGATCGAGAGGTTGAAAAAAGCGTGTGAAAATAGGGACGTGAAAATGCTCAGAAAGCTTGTCAGCGTAAAAGAACTCTCTGAAAAACTCGGTGTTTCATATTCCACTCTGCTCTATAGACTCAAGCATGGACATGAGGGTAGCGTTAGAGTGCTTATCGAAGAGGCAAGAAAAAGACTTGAAGACGTTGAAAGTGATCTCAGCAAGATAAAGCCGCTAATAGAGGGTAACATCCGCTTTCTCAGAGTTGTGAAAGCTGAGAGGGTACCGAACACAGATTCGAAATGGGTTTACGATGTTACAGTTGAGCCATATCACCTCTTTATTTCCCATGGACTAATTTTACACAATACGATCAGCATCTCAAAAGCGGGCATTACAGCAACTTTAAACGCAAGAACAACAGTTATTGCCGCTGCAAATCCAAAACATGGAAGGTTCAACAAGATGAAGCCTCTTCCGGAGCAGCTTGATTTACCACCAACTCTGCTCAGCAGATTTGATCTCATATTTGTCCTCATAGATGAGCCTAATGAAAAGCTTGATTCTGAAATTGCATCCCACATTTTGAAAGTTAGAAAAGGAGAAGCTGAAGCTATAACTCCAAAGATTCCGTATGATTTGCTCAAAAAATACATAGCTTATGCAAGGAAGAATATCCATCCCGTTCTCAGCAAGGAAGCCATGGATGAAATTCTCCACTATTATGTTAAGATGAGAAAGGGTCTTAAAAAGACTACCGAGAGTGAAGGTGTAAAGCCAATTCCAATAACTGCCAGACAGCTTGAAGCATTGATAAGACTTAGCGAAGCACATGCAAGGATGCGTTTGAGTGAGGTAGTTACAAGAGAAGATGCAAGAGAAGCGATAAAGCTTGTGGAATATGCCTTAAGGCAGATAGCTGTTGATGAAGAGGGCGTCATGGATATTTCAATCCTTGAAGTTGGAAAGTCTGCGAGGAAGATAAACAAGGTTGATAAACTGTTGGAAATAATTGAGGCTCTTCAAGATCAATCAGAATACGGTGCTCCAATAGATGACATAATCAAGGAGGCTATGAGAGCGGGAATTGACAAGAAAGAAGTTAGAAGGCTTATTGAAGATCTTAAAGCTAGTTCAAGGATTTATGAACCAAGGAACGGGTACTATAAAATACTGTGA
- a CDS encoding TatD family hydrolase: MIIFDNHFHVDPYKGLFLEAVKQFHRAGGTHLNVVYKTAHDYGFAGMKAEDFMKAIDFHIKLVEKINKDTPVRAFAVVGVHPAEFVYLAEKKGLEYAKDEVMKALEYAQKLCLEGKAIAIGEIGRPHFEVSEEIWDASIELMKYGMALAKEADCAVQLHTESFTEEKFRELGKIVREVGIKPYKVVKHYSPPLVKIAEEVGVFPSILASKKAMMEAIMQGNRFFMETDYIDDKRRPGAVLGPKTVPKRTKAFLQQGIFTEEDVYKIHVENPKKVYGVEMEE, translated from the coding sequence ATGATAATCTTTGATAATCACTTTCACGTTGACCCTTATAAAGGGCTCTTCCTTGAGGCTGTTAAGCAGTTTCACAGAGCAGGTGGAACACATCTCAATGTGGTCTACAAAACAGCTCACGATTACGGCTTTGCTGGGATGAAAGCAGAGGACTTCATGAAAGCTATAGACTTCCATATAAAACTCGTTGAGAAAATAAACAAAGATACTCCAGTGAGGGCTTTTGCTGTTGTCGGAGTTCATCCAGCTGAGTTCGTATATTTAGCTGAAAAGAAGGGCTTGGAATATGCTAAGGATGAGGTCATGAAAGCTCTGGAATATGCCCAAAAGCTGTGTCTTGAGGGTAAAGCAATAGCCATCGGAGAAATCGGCAGACCCCATTTTGAGGTTAGCGAGGAGATTTGGGATGCGAGCATTGAGCTGATGAAGTATGGGATGGCTCTTGCTAAAGAAGCTGATTGTGCTGTTCAATTGCATACAGAGAGCTTCACAGAAGAGAAGTTCAGGGAGCTTGGAAAAATAGTTAGGGAAGTTGGAATAAAGCCGTATAAAGTTGTCAAGCACTATTCCCCACCTCTTGTGAAAATTGCAGAGGAAGTTGGAGTTTTTCCCTCAATTTTGGCGAGCAAAAAGGCTATGATGGAGGCTATAATGCAGGGCAATAGGTTTTTCATGGAGACTGATTATATTGATGATAAAAGAAGGCCTGGAGCCGTGTTAGGGCCAAAGACCGTGCCAAAAAGAACGAAGGCTTTCCTCCAGCAGGGAATCTTCACTGAAGAAGATGTTTACAAAATCCATGTTGAGAATCCAAAAAAAGTGTATGGAGTGGAGATGGAAGAGTAG
- a CDS encoding translation initiation factor IF-2 subunit beta encodes MGEKYDYYDYEKLLEKAYDELPENVKQHTSRFEVPVAIVTIEGNKTIIENFRDIAEAMNRDPNHLLKFILREVATAGTLEGRRVVLQGRFTPYLIANKMKKYLKEYVICPVCGSPDTKITKKGRFHYLKCEACGAETPIAHL; translated from the coding sequence ATGGGAGAGAAGTATGACTATTACGATTATGAGAAACTTTTAGAGAAAGCTTACGATGAATTACCGGAGAATGTTAAGCAACATACGTCAAGATTTGAAGTACCAGTTGCCATAGTTACAATTGAGGGTAACAAGACGATCATAGAAAACTTTAGGGACATAGCAGAGGCTATGAACAGAGATCCAAATCACCTGCTTAAGTTCATTCTGAGAGAAGTTGCTACTGCTGGAACTCTCGAAGGTAGAAGAGTTGTTCTTCAGGGTAGGTTTACCCCATACCTTATAGCAAATAAGATGAAGAAGTACCTCAAGGAATACGTCATCTGTCCAGTGTGTGGCTCACCAGATACAAAGATTACCAAGAAGGGTAGATTCCACTATCTCAAGTGTGAAGCATGTGGTGCAGAAACGCCAATTGCTCACCTGTGA
- a CDS encoding DUF257 family protein produces MDSLKIGETVLVIYEESLIPEFSFLFFVEYASRKGIPIIVDDILDSLYVVKQHLEFTGIDTNFFDDVVVVKVGGTNKVGNVYKHIPLEGAYREKYRLAVKELYKKKTNILNIVLGIENLFYLSTKPTDVLGVVSELISFLGKKSRIAIYMINKNIAEMAPINPLPFFERTASTVVYAEPYPRKAVIRIGKCSSLDLVGKSFIVELEDVLQYWDENGTF; encoded by the coding sequence ATGGACTCGCTAAAAATAGGGGAGACTGTATTGGTTATCTATGAGGAATCCTTGATTCCTGAGTTTTCGTTTTTGTTTTTCGTTGAATATGCCTCCAGAAAAGGCATACCGATTATTGTGGATGATATTCTTGACTCGCTTTATGTTGTCAAGCAGCATTTGGAGTTTACAGGGATTGATACGAACTTTTTTGATGATGTTGTTGTGGTGAAAGTTGGGGGCACAAATAAAGTTGGAAATGTCTACAAACATATACCTCTTGAAGGGGCTTACAGAGAAAAGTACCGTCTAGCAGTTAAAGAGTTGTACAAGAAAAAAACAAACATTCTAAACATTGTATTGGGCATTGAAAACCTCTTTTATCTATCTACAAAACCAACTGATGTCCTTGGAGTAGTATCTGAGCTGATATCTTTCTTAGGTAAAAAGAGTCGCATAGCAATATATATGATCAACAAAAATATAGCGGAAATGGCCCCTATAAATCCACTCCCATTCTTTGAGCGAACTGCGAGTACAGTTGTATATGCAGAACCTTATCCAAGAAAAGCCGTTATAAGAATTGGCAAGTGCTCGTCTCTTGACTTGGTTGGGAAATCCTTCATAGTAGAGCTTGAAGATGTACTTCAATATTGGGATGAAAATGGGACTTTTTAG
- a CDS encoding metallophosphoesterase, translating into MLIGIMSDTHDNLPAIAKAVELFNREKVDLVIHAGDYVAPFVKRELSKLKAPLKGVFGNNDGERKGLSKALGISEEILEINADGMKIIVLHGTNEKIVEAFARSQLYDVIVRGHTHKYEIRETGRSILVNPGEVCGYLTGVKSIAFLDTKKREIKIINLDTEEALGFMSL; encoded by the coding sequence ATGTTAATTGGGATAATGAGCGATACTCATGACAATCTACCTGCTATAGCGAAAGCTGTTGAGCTTTTTAATAGGGAAAAGGTTGATTTGGTAATTCATGCAGGAGATTATGTAGCCCCCTTCGTTAAAAGAGAACTCTCAAAACTAAAAGCACCATTAAAAGGAGTTTTTGGGAATAACGATGGAGAGAGAAAAGGCCTAAGTAAGGCCCTAGGAATCTCAGAGGAAATACTTGAAATTAATGCAGATGGAATGAAAATCATAGTTCTTCATGGAACAAATGAAAAAATAGTTGAGGCTTTTGCAAGAAGTCAACTGTATGATGTGATAGTAAGGGGGCACACTCACAAATATGAAATCAGAGAAACAGGACGGAGCATACTTGTAAATCCCGGAGAAGTATGTGGATATCTCACTGGAGTTAAAAGCATTGCATTTCTTGACACAAAAAAGAGAGAAATCAAGATAATCAATTTGGACACAGAAGAGGCCCTTGGCTTCATGAGCCTTTAG
- a CDS encoding AbrB/MazE/SpoVT family DNA-binding domain-containing protein: MVTVKVSSKGQIVLPKSIREKFGIKAGDEVEILDLGNELIIVPIKKDIKLRGLVKFDKPVTEILKEVREEEEKLEAKK, encoded by the coding sequence ATGGTTACTGTAAAAGTTTCCTCAAAAGGTCAAATTGTTTTACCAAAATCAATTCGAGAAAAGTTTGGGATAAAAGCAGGGGATGAAGTGGAGATATTAGACCTAGGGAATGAACTGATTATAGTACCTATTAAAAAGGACATAAAGCTCAGAGGACTTGTGAAGTTTGACAAACCGGTGACAGAAATTCTCAAAGAAGTTAGAGAAGAGGAAGAAAAGCTGGAGGCAAAGAAATGA